The genomic interval CCTGCATAAACTGAAATATGACCATAAGGCGGTAGCTATCTGTGGTGACCAAGTGAAGACAGATCAGCATCTCCCCATGATTCATATTGTGTTTGGAAATCTTGATGCGTGGCTTTTGGGAACGCACCATGGCGTAAGTTCAGCACACTTGCAGGGTTATCTCAATGAATACGTGTTCCGGTTCAACCGCAGATACTGGCCCATGGTGGGTTTTGAGAGTGTGCTAAAAATTGCCGTCCAAGCGAAACCGGAGACTGAACAAAAATTTTATGAAAATGCGCGCATACGGGCGTCTTCATCGAACATGTCTTAACCGGATAGGCACGGATGAAACCTTCATAAAATATCAGGATCGGAAAAAGGACCACTGTCCTAACGGATACCTGTGGGCTTATCACAGTCCCGGGGCCGGAGTGCTGTTTGAATGGTTTCCGAGCCGGACCGCCGATTGCCTTGATCCGATGCTTGAGGGTTATGAAGGATGCATCCAGACCGACGGCTATGGAGCCTATACGTCCTGGCTGAACAATCCGAATCATCAAAAAGAAAAAGACGCAGTCATTCACGCCGCCTGCTGGGCGCACACCCGCGGCAACTTCGTGGAGGTTCCGGAAAACTCAACCGCCCGAAAGGTTGTAAAGCTGATCGCCAAACTCTACCGCACCGAAACAGATCTTCGGAATAATCCGGAGCTTGAGCGCGCGGATTACCGGGAGGAACATGCTTCCCCCGTTCTGGATAAAATCAAAAAAGATCCTTGATAAAGAGCAGATCCGCCAGTTGCCGAAGAGCAACTTTGGAAAGACTATCGCTTATGCGCTTGATCGTTGGGAGGCGCTTAATCTCTATCTCAAACACGGAACGCTCGAGATCGACAACAACCTGGTTGAAAACGCCATCCGTCCAACCGCACTGGGTAAAAAGAACTTCCTGTTTTTCGGCAGCCCGAACTCTGGTCAGACGAGCGCCGTCATCTACAGCCTCGTCGAAACCTTCCGGAAGCTCGACATCAATCCATCTGAGTACTTCAAAGAGCTACTCGATGCCCTGCCGACCATGCAGCAATCAGAAGCGGTCCACTGGACCCCAGTGCGCTGGTCGGCTACCTGAAATCAAACGATATAGTCGTTGTCAATGGGGTGATCGAAAAGGCGCATACGGTTCAAATGCCCTCCTTCATGCGTTCAAGTTCGTAGAGTCATTCTATACTGAGTAGCGTTTGTAGCCTCACTTATTCTGGTGATGTGACGGAGCTGAACCGCGGCCTGCATCAGGGCCAAACGGCCGTCTCCCGAAGCACGGAAAATCCGTGTTATTTAAGCTCTACGTTCAATCTATAGAATCCTTCATTACCGGTATTGTGGACGGTGTCGGTGTAGTTCGACTGAGGATACGGGATACCGTTGGTCAGCGGGGTCAATCCATTGGTCAGACCATCAATCCAGCTTACGCCGTAGACGCGGCCGGATACCGAGTTCCATTCTATGACAAAACCGGCCTGTGTTTCATACTGATTATCGATCCGGAAATACGACAGCGCATTCGTCGGAATCGTGTCGGCAATGAATTCTTCAATATTCAGGAAACCATCACCGTCACTATCAACCTGATCACCGGGATATCCGCCCGGGAAGTACTGCATTTTCCAGGCACTTGAAACCACCAGATTTCCGCGGAATCCGGTATCCGGCTGGCTGAATCCCCCTATTCCTCCTCCATTATACGGCCTCACCCAGTAATAGTAGAGTTGGTCCACCGCACCGCCGATATCGTTATATATATTCGTTACTGTATTACCGATGTAGGCTGCGCTCAGCTCATTACTCGTTGTGCCTCGATAGAGGTAATAATAAGTTGCTTCCGGAATTAGATCCCATGTGATGACGGTGTGATCTTCATAGTCACCATCCGTGGCACTGACATCGACCGGAATCTCCAGCGGATGCTGAATCACAGTGAAGGTCTGTGAGGCCACCGTGATGGTGCCTGTTCTGGAAAGCGAACCGGCATATGCTCCGATCGAATAAGCCACCGTTCCGTTATTCGTTCCCGGACTGCCGGACAGAACCGTTATCCAGTTCAGGCTTTCCGTTGCGGTCCAGAATTCACCTGCCGATGCGGTAACCTCAACCGTTCCATTTCCTCCGGACGCAGTAAACGTTGCTGACGATGTATTCAATGATCCGCTTCCGGGGCGCCATCCGCTGTCACCCACACTGAATGTGCTCGTATTGGTGAAGCCGCCGGCACTGACCCAGTAGTAATACAACTGCCCCGGCACAGCTGTATAGTCAGAATAACTGCTCGTTCCCGCTGTCCCGACCTGAATGGCCAAGGAGCTATCGTTTAGCAGACTTCGCCAGACCTCGTAGGAGGATATACCCGAGATACCATTCCAGGTCAGAGATACCCGATCCAGATATGTACCGTCGGTGGCCATGAGGTTTGCCGGTATTTCCGCCGCCGTACTGCCCTGCATGACCAGATCAAACGGCTCGGGATTAGCCGTCGGATTCACTACCGTGAGGTAGTACGTGTAATCCGGCCGCCAGGGCCAGCCGTCAGTATTCCGCAGATACTTGTTCAGCGTATACGAGCCGGAGGTGCGGTACCAGTGATCCGATGAGGTTTGCGACGGAAGCGTTCCCTGCTCAAGATAGACGTTCAATGCTGAGCTGTTGGTCTGACTGTGAATCCATCGAACCGCATCGGCCGGAACATCAATCTGATAGGTTATGCTGGTGCCGGCGGGAACGCTGGTTGAGACGGTTCCACCTTCAAAGTCCACTTTTTCATATTCCGGAATGGTCCCGCCGCTCACGGTCGAACTTACTGAGAAAGACGCATCGGATTTGGCAAAGAAACTGACATAGTAGACATGCCCCGGACGCAGCGGCGGCATATTCAGGGTATGCGTTCCTGTATCCGGATAATTCGGACGGGGTGTTCCCGAGTTTTTATAGTCCAGGTTCCAGTCCCGAATATATGAGGTTGAATCCGAGAAAAGTTCCCAATGTCCCGCCGGCACAGTATCACGGATAAACATATCCACATTACCGGAGGCCTGCGAATAGGTGATTTCCCAGTTTACCGGCGCATTGGTTGGAACCTCCACCCGATAGTGGCGCCAGTCGTTATCCGCCAGCAGCTGTCCCGTATAACTTTCCCCATCCAGAGTCAGCTCCTGCACATTTCCTCCTGCATAGCTGTTTCCGCCGGAGACCTTCAACCGGTATCGGGCATTGCTCGTTCCTTCGGCTTTGACCATCAGATACCAGATCCCGGGCTCAAGGGAATCCGCATATCGACCGTCATACGGCACCCAGTTTCCATATTCCGTATTGGCCGTACTGTTCAGATAGCGATCATAAAGCGTTCCATGATTAATCGTGTCATGATCCAGCGTCGGAACATTTCCGGCGCGGATATAGAGATTCGGATTTCCGCTGATCGCTTCCAGCTGTGTCCGCAACAGGCCGGCATTGTTCTCCGGAACGGTCACCGCATAAATATGGTAGAACCCGTTATTCAGA from Verrucomicrobia bacterium S94 carries:
- a CDS encoding transposase codes for the protein MLPPFWIKSKKILDKEQIRQLPKSNFGKTIAYALDRWEALNLYLKHGTLEIDNNLVENAIRPTALGKKNFLFFGSPNSGQTSAVIYSLVETFRKLDINPSEYFKELLDALPTMQQSEAVHWTPVRWSAT